Proteins encoded by one window of Ochrobactrum sp. BTU1:
- a CDS encoding MFS transporter, which produces MRTAKAAPFFGWHVVAGTFVLAIFGWGIGFYGPPIYLQMVVQRTGWSVALVSTATTLHFLVGAVVVANLPRLYRLAGVPALTVAGAVLLASGVVGWSIADQPWHLFFAAVLTGTGWVTMGAAAVNAIVTPWFIKSRPAALSMAYNGASVGGVIFSPLWVMLIASIGFEMAAIIVGIFMVTTVIVLAIVVFSKSPEALGQSPDGGQSSQAAPLTASQSPITMSGSSLWRDRRFVTLAIGMAAGLFAQIGLLAHLFSVIVPVFGSRNAGLLMGGATVSAIVGRTSIGWFMPSWADRRLIASASYGVQIIGSLILLATGGDNEALMIVGVLLFGLGIGNATSLPPLIAQVEFNKADVARVVPLIVAISQAIYALAPALFGIARAMSPLTIFALAAAIQLLAVTAFLSGRRK; this is translated from the coding sequence ATGCGAACTGCCAAAGCGGCGCCATTTTTCGGTTGGCATGTCGTGGCCGGGACCTTCGTCCTGGCAATATTTGGCTGGGGGATTGGTTTTTATGGACCGCCTATCTACTTGCAGATGGTGGTGCAGCGAACCGGATGGTCTGTGGCGCTCGTTTCAACTGCCACAACGCTGCATTTCTTGGTCGGTGCGGTGGTCGTTGCAAATCTTCCTCGGCTCTATCGGCTGGCGGGAGTTCCTGCTCTAACAGTCGCAGGAGCCGTCCTTCTTGCCTCTGGCGTCGTAGGTTGGTCTATAGCCGATCAGCCTTGGCATCTGTTTTTCGCCGCTGTTTTGACCGGAACAGGCTGGGTTACGATGGGTGCAGCTGCGGTGAATGCCATTGTTACTCCCTGGTTTATCAAGAGCCGTCCCGCAGCACTTTCCATGGCCTATAATGGAGCGAGCGTGGGTGGCGTCATTTTCTCTCCTTTGTGGGTGATGCTGATTGCTTCGATCGGGTTCGAAATGGCTGCAATTATTGTCGGAATTTTTATGGTTACGACCGTGATTGTTCTGGCTATTGTGGTGTTTTCCAAATCTCCCGAGGCCTTGGGGCAATCTCCCGACGGAGGACAGTCGAGTCAAGCAGCACCACTGACGGCTTCGCAGTCCCCTATAACAATGTCAGGCAGCTCATTATGGCGCGACCGACGGTTCGTCACGCTCGCTATAGGTATGGCGGCCGGATTGTTCGCGCAGATTGGACTGCTGGCGCATCTGTTTTCAGTTATTGTTCCAGTTTTTGGATCCCGAAACGCAGGTTTACTCATGGGGGGCGCTACCGTTTCAGCGATCGTTGGGCGCACCAGCATCGGCTGGTTTATGCCTAGTTGGGCCGATCGACGTCTCATCGCTTCGGCAAGCTATGGAGTTCAGATCATAGGCTCGCTAATCCTCTTGGCGACGGGTGGCGATAATGAAGCTTTGATGATCGTCGGAGTTTTGCTGTTCGGGCTTGGCATCGGCAACGCGACGTCGCTGCCGCCGTTGATCGCCCAAGTCGAATTCAATAAAGCCGATGTCGCTAGGGTCGTGCCTCTAATTGTTGCGATTAGCCAAGCAATTTATGCTCTCGCGCCCGCACTTTTCGGAATTGCAAGAGCAATGTCTCCGCTCACCATTTTTGCACTCGCCGCGGCAATCCAGCTCCTTGCAGTAACCGCGTTCCTTTCCGGACGGCGGAAATGA
- the msrA gene encoding peptide-methionine (S)-S-oxide reductase MsrA, which yields MEQATFGAGCFWGAEAFFREIDGVIDTRVGHSSGTDGSTTAARIEVVQIDFDPQVLSYDALIRFFWDSHDPISLDRQGEETGEGVRSAIFVHSSAQANEAGRLRDVFNATSLKPATTQIIPFKGLEIADEKQQRYLEKNSAATCSVNI from the coding sequence ATGGAGCAGGCAACATTTGGAGCCGGCTGCTTCTGGGGAGCGGAGGCATTCTTCCGTGAAATCGACGGGGTAATCGATACACGTGTTGGCCATTCAAGTGGTACAGACGGATCAACCACTGCCGCTCGCATCGAAGTGGTACAGATCGATTTCGACCCGCAGGTTCTTTCTTACGATGCGCTGATCCGCTTCTTTTGGGACAGTCATGACCCGATCTCCTTGGACAGGCAGGGTGAGGAAACCGGTGAAGGTGTTCGCTCCGCAATTTTTGTGCATTCGAGCGCTCAGGCGAACGAGGCAGGCCGACTACGCGACGTTTTCAACGCCACTTCCCTCAAGCCTGCGACCACCCAGATCATCCCCTTTAAAGGTCTAGAGATCGCAGATGAAAAACAACAGCGTTACTTAGAGAAGAACAGCGCCGCGACGTGTTCAGTCAATATTTGA
- a CDS encoding ABC transporter substrate-binding protein: MKPLLFAAATFCALSSLAPAVQAKTLVYCSEASPEGFDPARYTAGSTFDASSKTIYNRLIEYKRGSTEIVPALAERWEISEDGKTYTFHLREGVKFQSNDIFTPSRPLNADDVVFSFLRQSGDAAYTASAEDAVWSYYNDVGIPQLVEKLEKVDDLTVRFVLKEPTAPFLGLLGLDFASILSKEYADQLAASGRLSDLNQKPIGTGPFRFIAYQTDAVIRYEAFSEYWGGRQPLDTLIFAITTDPAIRIQKLKAGECQVAVYPAPADIPVLKDDKSLKVIQRPGLNVGYLAFNTTEKPFDRPEVRNAVTQAVNKKAILDAVYQGSGIIADSVLPPDMFGFNKNLRTISYDPDAARQKIKELGLEGQKITLWAMPVSRPYNPNGKRAAELLQADLAAAGLKPEIITYEWGEYLKRSNDPSHQGAVLAGWTADNGDPDSFLTPLLSCKSVGGNNKAVWCNQAFDAVISEARNTTVEGRRAELYQQAQQIAADDAPWIPLANGLITVVTASNVEGYLIEPSDAHRFDGVDLDK; this comes from the coding sequence ATGAAACCCCTTCTTTTTGCGGCCGCCACCTTTTGCGCGCTGAGTTCCCTTGCACCTGCGGTACAGGCCAAGACGCTGGTTTATTGTTCAGAAGCAAGTCCGGAAGGCTTCGATCCAGCACGCTATACTGCAGGATCGACTTTCGATGCATCGTCGAAAACCATCTACAATCGGCTTATCGAATATAAACGCGGCTCCACGGAAATCGTGCCAGCTCTTGCGGAACGTTGGGAAATCTCAGAAGACGGCAAGACCTATACTTTTCATTTACGTGAAGGCGTAAAATTCCAGAGCAATGACATTTTCACTCCGTCGCGTCCTCTCAATGCAGATGATGTTGTCTTCAGCTTTCTAAGGCAGTCGGGTGATGCGGCTTATACGGCTTCTGCAGAAGATGCCGTGTGGTCGTACTACAATGATGTGGGCATTCCTCAGCTTGTAGAAAAGCTGGAGAAGGTCGATGATCTTACGGTGCGGTTTGTCCTCAAAGAGCCAACCGCTCCCTTCCTCGGTCTGCTTGGCCTTGATTTTGCATCCATCCTTTCAAAAGAATACGCCGATCAGCTCGCAGCCTCAGGACGTCTTAGCGATCTTAACCAAAAGCCAATCGGCACCGGACCGTTTCGTTTCATCGCCTATCAGACCGACGCTGTAATTCGCTACGAAGCTTTCAGCGAATACTGGGGCGGCAGGCAGCCTCTCGACACGCTTATTTTTGCCATCACAACTGATCCGGCGATCCGTATCCAGAAACTTAAAGCCGGAGAATGCCAGGTCGCCGTTTATCCCGCGCCGGCAGATATTCCGGTTCTCAAAGACGACAAAAGCCTCAAAGTTATTCAACGACCAGGGCTGAATGTGGGGTATCTGGCGTTCAACACCACAGAAAAGCCATTTGACCGACCAGAGGTCAGAAACGCAGTTACGCAGGCAGTCAATAAAAAGGCAATTCTGGACGCTGTCTATCAGGGTAGTGGAATTATTGCAGACAGTGTCCTTCCACCGGATATGTTCGGATTCAACAAGAATCTGAGAACTATCAGTTATGACCCGGATGCTGCACGTCAGAAGATCAAGGAGCTCGGACTGGAGGGGCAGAAGATAACACTGTGGGCTATGCCTGTCTCGCGCCCGTATAATCCCAATGGGAAGCGCGCCGCCGAACTACTGCAGGCGGATCTAGCGGCAGCCGGTCTGAAGCCGGAAATCATCACCTATGAATGGGGCGAGTATCTAAAGCGTTCCAACGACCCCTCGCATCAGGGTGCGGTTCTGGCGGGCTGGACTGCAGACAATGGCGATCCCGACAGCTTTTTGACGCCGTTGCTGAGCTGTAAATCGGTAGGGGGTAACAATAAAGCTGTATGGTGTAACCAGGCCTTTGATGCAGTGATTAGCGAAGCACGCAATACCACTGTTGAAGGGAGGAGGGCCGAACTCTATCAGCAAGCTCAGCAGATTGCAGCGGATGACGCACCTTGGATACCGCTGGCCAATGGTCTCATTACGGTCGTTACGGCTTCAAACGTTGAGGGCTATCTCATTGAGCCTTCTGACGCACACCGTTTCGACGGTGTTGATCTCGACAAATAA
- the arsH gene encoding arsenical resistance protein ArsH: protein MKESPADMDLPNLDQNSFALPNLDALRADSPKHKPRILLLYGSLRDRSYSRFLTLEAQGLLDAMGAETRIFHANGLPLPDDGSAEHPKVQELREAMLWSEGQVWTSPERHGAMSAVMKSQIDWIPLPGGAIRPTQGRTLALMQVSGGSQSFNAVNQMRVLGRWMRMITIPNQSSVAKAWQEFDDAGRMKSSSFYDRVVDVMEELMKFTLLTRGISDHLTDRYSERKEEAAKLEKRVSLKSI, encoded by the coding sequence ATGAAAGAAAGTCCCGCTGACATGGACCTGCCGAACCTCGATCAGAATTCCTTCGCATTGCCCAACCTGGATGCACTACGCGCCGACTCTCCAAAGCATAAGCCTCGTATCCTCTTGCTCTATGGCTCACTTCGTGATCGCTCTTACAGTCGGTTTTTGACGCTGGAAGCGCAGGGACTTCTCGATGCGATGGGTGCTGAAACGCGTATCTTTCATGCCAATGGTCTTCCTTTGCCAGACGACGGTTCCGCAGAGCATCCAAAGGTTCAGGAATTGCGTGAGGCAATGCTGTGGTCAGAAGGACAAGTCTGGACTAGTCCAGAACGTCACGGAGCCATGAGCGCCGTCATGAAATCGCAGATCGACTGGATACCTTTGCCCGGTGGAGCAATTCGTCCGACCCAGGGCCGAACTCTGGCATTGATGCAGGTTTCAGGCGGGTCGCAGAGCTTCAACGCCGTCAATCAGATGCGTGTTCTGGGGCGCTGGATGCGAATGATCACCATTCCAAACCAGTCATCCGTCGCCAAGGCATGGCAGGAATTTGACGACGCTGGACGGATGAAATCATCATCCTTCTATGATCGCGTAGTCGATGTGATGGAAGAGCTGATGAAGTTCACACTTCTGACGCGTGGCATCTCGGATCATCTCACAGACCGTTATAGCGAGCGCAAGGAAGAAGCAGCCAAACTCGAAAAGCGCGTATCGTTGAAATCGATATGA
- the arsC gene encoding arsenate reductase (glutaredoxin) (This arsenate reductase requires both glutathione and glutaredoxin to convert arsenate to arsenite, after which the efflux transporter formed by ArsA and ArsB can extrude the arsenite from the cell, providing resistance.), with the protein MSVTIYHNPNCGTSRNTLALIRASGEQPVVIEYVKNPPSRERLVELLTAMQMTPRQLLREKGTPYAELGLSDPKWTDDELFDFMMAHPILINRPIVETPLGTRLCRPSELVLDILENPVSSFTKEDGEVITHERKSR; encoded by the coding sequence ATGTCAGTTACGATCTATCACAATCCGAATTGTGGGACATCTCGCAACACATTGGCCTTGATCCGTGCCAGCGGCGAACAGCCTGTCGTCATTGAATATGTGAAGAATCCGCCTTCGCGAGAACGTCTGGTCGAACTGCTCACTGCAATGCAGATGACACCTCGCCAACTCCTTCGCGAGAAAGGCACACCCTATGCTGAACTGGGATTGTCTGATCCCAAATGGACCGATGATGAACTGTTCGACTTCATGATGGCGCATCCTATCCTGATCAATCGTCCAATCGTGGAAACGCCTCTTGGCACCAGACTGTGCCGTCCGTCAGAACTGGTTCTCGACATTCTGGAAAATCCGGTGTCGTCATTCACCAAAGAGGACGGAGAAGTCATCACCCATGAAAGAAAGTCCCGCTGA
- the arsB gene encoding ACR3 family arsenite efflux transporter → MSKFERYLTVWVALCIVAGVALGHFFPTVFHAIGAAEVARVNIPVAILIWLMIIPMLLKIDFSALRQVAEHWRGIGVTLFINWAVKPFSMALLGWLFIGWLFRPYLPADQIDSYIAGLIILAAAPCTAMVFVWSNLTKGEPHFTLSQVALNDAIMVVAFAPIVGLLLGLSAITVPWDTLVLSVVLYIAIPVIIAQILRKSILASGGERAFDAMLKTLQPLSLVALLATLVLLFGFQGEQIIAQPMIIAVLAVPILIQVYFNSGLAYLLNRISGEQHCIAGPSALIGASNFFELAVAAAISLFGFSSGAALATVVGVLVEVPVMLSVVWIVNRSKDWYERGANQKPVNEAGKL, encoded by the coding sequence ATGTCCAAATTCGAACGATATTTGACTGTCTGGGTGGCTCTGTGCATCGTCGCAGGCGTAGCTTTGGGCCACTTCTTTCCAACAGTATTCCATGCAATCGGAGCTGCTGAAGTCGCCAGAGTCAACATTCCGGTCGCCATTCTTATCTGGCTCATGATAATCCCCATGTTGCTGAAGATCGATTTCAGCGCATTGAGACAGGTCGCTGAGCACTGGCGTGGCATCGGCGTCACACTCTTTATCAATTGGGCCGTCAAACCATTCTCTATGGCGCTTCTTGGCTGGTTGTTCATTGGCTGGCTGTTTCGCCCTTATCTGCCTGCAGACCAGATAGATTCCTACATTGCAGGGCTGATTATTTTGGCGGCTGCCCCTTGCACGGCAATGGTATTCGTCTGGTCCAACCTGACCAAGGGCGAGCCGCATTTCACGCTGTCACAGGTCGCACTGAACGATGCGATCATGGTTGTGGCCTTTGCCCCTATCGTCGGGCTACTGCTCGGACTGTCGGCAATTACTGTCCCGTGGGATACACTCGTTTTGTCGGTTGTCCTCTATATCGCCATTCCGGTGATTATCGCGCAAATCCTGCGCAAAAGCATTCTCGCCAGTGGTGGAGAACGAGCGTTCGATGCAATGCTCAAGACACTACAGCCCCTGTCCCTGGTAGCGCTTTTGGCGACACTCGTTTTGCTATTCGGGTTTCAAGGAGAGCAGATCATCGCACAACCCATGATCATTGCGGTGCTGGCCGTTCCGATCCTCATTCAGGTCTATTTCAACTCTGGTCTCGCTTATCTGTTGAATCGCATTTCAGGCGAGCAACATTGCATTGCTGGTCCCTCGGCATTGATTGGCGCCTCAAACTTCTTTGAACTGGCGGTAGCAGCCGCAATCAGCCTGTTTGGCTTCTCATCTGGAGCAGCACTTGCAACGGTGGTTGGCGTTCTTGTTGAAGTGCCTGTCATGCTCTCGGTCGTCTGGATCGTGAACCGCTCAAAGGACTGGTACGAACGCGGTGCAAATCAAAAGCCAGTCAATGAAGCCGGAAAACTCTGA
- a CDS encoding metalloregulator ArsR/SmtB family transcription factor — translation MENEIAIMAFAALAQPTRLDTFRLLVKHEPTGVPAGELARMLDVPQNTMSAHLATLSRAGLVKGERQSRLIIYRADLDRFRELALFMIKDCCGGNAELCGPLIQSLIPCCEPKTTTE, via the coding sequence ATGGAAAACGAAATTGCGATCATGGCATTTGCTGCCCTTGCCCAACCAACAAGATTGGACACATTTCGCCTATTGGTGAAACACGAACCTACGGGTGTTCCTGCCGGTGAGCTGGCGCGCATGCTTGATGTTCCGCAGAATACGATGTCTGCACATCTGGCAACATTATCGCGCGCAGGACTTGTAAAAGGGGAGCGTCAGAGCCGTTTGATCATTTATCGCGCCGATCTCGACCGGTTTCGAGAACTGGCCCTTTTCATGATCAAGGATTGTTGCGGAGGCAATGCGGAACTCTGCGGGCCTCTCATTCAGAGTCTGATACCTTGTTGCGAACCGAAAACGACCACTGAATAA